A part of Uloborus diversus isolate 005 chromosome 6, Udiv.v.3.1, whole genome shotgun sequence genomic DNA contains:
- the LOC129224296 gene encoding uncharacterized protein LOC129224296: MSRNAKDQFHQVDASAEEIRLVNERLKMRKALRAEYLRKFTDPHSTEPYVFDPQMQRFYSMHMTVWDRFIPTVKNWSVYMCTIILPVVGYALWLKSSKEKFEKKCRTGELEYKDRIFKFN; the protein is encoded by the exons ATGTCAAGGAATGCCAAAGATCAATTCCACCAGGTGGATGCTTCTGCGGAAGAAATAAGATTGGTGAATGAAAGGCTGAAGATGCGTAAGGCTCTCCGGGCAGAATACCTTAGAAAGTTCACTGACCCACACTCCACCGAGCCATATGTG tttgACCCACAAATGCAACGCTTCTACTCCATGCATATGACAGTCTGGGATCGTTTCATCCCCACAGTGAAGAACTGGAGTGTTTACATGTGTACCATCATTCTCCCTGTTGTTGGTTACGCCCTCTGGTTGAAAAGTTCTAAA gaaaaatttgaaaagaagtgCCGAACAGGAGAACTTGAATACAAAGACCgaatattcaaatttaattaa